In Malaclemys terrapin pileata isolate rMalTer1 chromosome 10, rMalTer1.hap1, whole genome shotgun sequence, the following are encoded in one genomic region:
- the ZFAND6 gene encoding AN1-type zinc finger protein 6 — translation MAQETNHSQVPMLCSTGCGFYGNPRTNGMCSICYKEHLQRQNSSNGRISPPATSVSSITESLPVQHTEGSVPETQSTLESTSTQSTQPSPVSNQSLLTESVASSQAEITAVDKTVPETEDLQALVSESAESTSEEQDKSLDKPKQKKNRCFMCRKKVGLTGFECRCGNVYCGVHRYSDVHSCSYNYKADAAEKIRKENPVVVGEKIQKI, via the exons ATGGCTCAAGAAACTAACCATAGCCAAGTGCCTATGCTTTGTTCCACTGGATGCGGATTTTATGGAAACCCTCGTACAAATGGAATGTGTTCAATTTGCTATAAAGAACACCTTCAAAGACAGAATAGTAGTAATGGTAGAATTAGCCCTCCTG caacttCTGTCAGTAGTATAACTGAGTCTTTACCAGTACAGCACACAGAAGGCAGTGTCCCGGAAACTCAGTCAACATTAGAATCTACATCTACCCAGTCTACGCAGCCAAG TCCTGTGTCAAACCAGTCACTTTTAACAGAATCTGTAGCATCATCCCAAGCAGAAATTACAGCTGTGGACAAAACAGTACCTGAAACAGAAGATTTGCAAG CTTTAGTGTCAGAGAGTGCAGAGTCTACATCTGAAGAACAAGACAAGTCACTTGACAaaccaaaacagaaaaagaatcGCTGTTTCATGTGTCGGAAGAAGGTGGGACTTACTG GGTTTGAATGCCGGTGTGGAAACGTTTACTGTGGTGTGCACCGTTATTCAGATGTACACAGTTGTTCTTACAATTACAAAGCTGATGCTGCTGAGAAAATCAGGAAAGAAAATCCTGTAGTTGTTGGGGAAAAGATTCAGAAGATCTGA